AAATAAGAAACGATGATCTCACTCTCTTCTTTGGAAAGATAAGTATTTAGGCTAATTTCCAGCGCATGAACTTTACCGTTTTTTTTCTTGAAGGATTTAGAACCGCGATCTATAAACCAAATCGCTATTCCTTGGGGAGTTAAAAGGTTCAAAAACTTTCGTGTGATTGTTTTCGTTCCACCCCGATATAACTTTTTCACCAAAACCCGCGTTAAAGGAATTAACTTGGGTTCTATGCGAATCAGTTCTTCTCCTTCTTTTCCCTGCACCCTTTGTAAACTTACGGGTCTTCTAGTTATGGTTTCGAGAACTTCTTTTTTATAAAGAATGTAGCTCTCTAATTTAGATGAGTTCAGAATAAAGAAGTTATTTTGGCTTCTTCTTCCCTCACCTAATAACACTCCAACCAGAATTCCTCTCTGCTCTACTTTTGATAAGACATGATAGTCTATCTTTTTTGACTCCTTAAAACCAGTCTCTGCACCTTCCAAAGCGTTTTGAGTTTTGAGCTTCAATTTTTAAGTTTTAAATTCACCCATTACTCAGCACTGTCTTTGGCTTGGCTCAAGATTACCTTATCTGTTGCCAGAGGTAGGCTTCCTTGAATTTGACCACATTCACGCCTGGAGTTTCCCCCAAGGTGCCCGATTTTCAGGAGGCGCTCGCTCTATCCAACTGAGCTACAACCCCAAATACAGAACTATGATAGCAGTTTTTGGAGATGAGTTTTTGTTAATTTTTCACTTTTAAGAAGAGTGCCAAGTTTCTTCCCAAGGGCCACCGCCTGTTTCGAGTCCGCAGACAGAACTGGTGGCTTTCAGGATCGGTTGCGATTGACCGGCTGAAAGTTCGCTCAGTTGCAGGCTAAGCTGACCGTGCATGGTGTCGCGGCAGCAGAAGATTAAGCCTTGTTCGGTGGGTGCCCTTAGTGGTGTGCCGGCCCGATCTGTGGTGCCGGTCAGTTCAATCGCGTAGTGGGCATTTCTTGCTTGCATCTGCCAATTACCCCAAGGTTCTATCTTCCAAGAAACTTGGGAGTTCCAGGGCACAAATTCATAAAATTTGCCTTGATAATGCAAGCCTATCATCGCGACTGATTCCATCCACCACAGCACGCCGCGCCGGCCTCCACCGGCTGTTAAGGCGAGATCGGGTTCATTGTCAAAGCAGTTGCAATTCAGCCAAAACCATTTTTGCGGGAAAGACCGGCCCCAGTTTTTTTCACTATAGGCGGGCGCGTCGGTGAATTCGTAGCGCCGGCCATTCCAATCGATCCAGCCGGTGGCCAACCCGTGTGCCATCAAAATTTGCCATCCGGGTTCAAAAATGGGGAAATAAGACAGCCAGCCGGCAGTTGATTGTTGCGGGCTGCCGGTGTTGCCCCAGCCGTACACTGGTTTTATTTCGTACTGCCACTGTGCTAAGTTTCCACTGCCGGGATCGCGAAGAATTCCTTGATGCCACGTGGCGGTTCCTTGATAACCTTCTTGAATGTGATGCTCAAATTCTGCCGGCTCTAAGTAAAGCGGAGGGGTGTTTAAGTCGGTTTTGCCCCAATGTCCCAGTCCCAAGGCATCTCGCCATCCCCAAAATCGATCCGTTGCGGGAAAGGTGCGGCAAAGATAGCTATCATCAGGGCCGAGAATTTGGGCTGCGCCGCCACTGTGGGGTGTACCACCGGCAGGATCTTCTATTGAGTACATGAAGGCGAAGGTTTGATTGTCTGCCGGCAGGGTGACGCGGTAATACCAACCTTCAAAAAATCGCTGACTGGTGCCGTCCCATTGATAGCCACTATGAGGGGTTTGGAGATTAACCATAGACTTATTCGTTGATTGCTCGCAACTTTACCTGAGTTGGTATCTCGTTGGCTTAGTTGCT
Above is a window of Microcoleus sp. FACHB-672 DNA encoding:
- a CDS encoding DNA endonuclease; its protein translation is MEGAETGFKESKKIDYHVLSKVEQRGILVGVLLGEGRRSQNNFFILNSSKLESYILYKKEVLETITRRPVSLQRVQGKEGEELIRIEPKLIPLTRVLVKKLYRGGTKTITRKFLNLLTPQGIAIWFIDRGSKSFKKKNGKVHALEISLNTYLSKEESEIIVSYFSDVWGFKWGLSKSHETYRLRMGTKEGKRFLSFIHPYVHESMLYKIQTSLNTTATT
- a CDS encoding tocopherol cyclase family protein, with protein sequence MVNLQTPHSGYQWDGTSQRFFEGWYYRVTLPADNQTFAFMYSIEDPAGGTPHSGGAAQILGPDDSYLCRTFPATDRFWGWRDALGLGHWGKTDLNTPPLYLEPAEFEHHIQEGYQGTATWHQGILRDPGSGNLAQWQYEIKPVYGWGNTGSPQQSTAGWLSYFPIFEPGWQILMAHGLATGWIDWNGRRYEFTDAPAYSEKNWGRSFPQKWFWLNCNCFDNEPDLALTAGGGRRGVLWWMESVAMIGLHYQGKFYEFVPWNSQVSWKIEPWGNWQMQARNAHYAIELTGTTDRAGTPLRAPTEQGLIFCCRDTMHGQLSLQLSELSAGQSQPILKATSSVCGLETGGGPWEETWHSS